A single genomic interval of Spinacia oleracea cultivar Varoflay chromosome 6, BTI_SOV_V1, whole genome shotgun sequence harbors:
- the LOC130462646 gene encoding phytosulfokines — MAKLVSCFFTLILLIFMLSFTVAELGRSDQVLQNQQRVNMDTSDAEISDEINCEMLDKDECLSRRSLAAHLDYIYTQEQPIGSP; from the exons ATGGCCAAACTGGTCAGCTGTTTCTTCACTCTCATCCTCCTCATCTTCATGCTAAGTTTTACTGTTGCTGAACTCGGGCGTAGTGATCAAGTACTGCAAAACCAACAAAGAGTAAACATG GACACAAGTGACGCTGAAATAAGTGATGAAATCAATTGTGAGATGCTAGATAAAGATGAGTGCTTGTCCAGGAGGTCTCTGGCTGCTCACCTTGATTATATCTACACACAGGAGCAGCCAATAGGGTCTCCATGA